The Hermetia illucens chromosome 2, iHerIll2.2.curated.20191125, whole genome shotgun sequence genomic interval GATATTCATCCATGTTTTCTTCTGTAACAGTTGGATCAGTGATGAAGTCAAACAATTCCTTTACTGTCATAGTGGCGACACCATTTTTACGGAAGAActcagatatatttgtacaatcTTTTCGTAAGAACTCAAAGGCGTGAGGATGATCATGTTCAACTGATTGACTCACATCGATGATCACCAATTGGCCTTCATGTAGAAGTATATTAAACTCAGACAGATCTGCATGCACTAATTTAGATTTGTTGTACATTTTCCACATAATTACGACGCAATCGCGATATAATTCGCGAGCTTTCGATGTGGTTAATTCCACATCTTTTAGTTTAGATGCAGGCCAACCATTTTTACCACAGAAACTCATGAGAAGTACATGACTACGAAGGAGTATTGGGTCTGGAACTGGAATTCCTATGGAGAGAGTAAAATTTAGAACCAACTCAAAACAAAACTGATCCTAGTTATATTATAATCTTTACCTGCATTCTTCAGTCTCACTAAATTCCTCATTTCCTTCTCAGCCCAAGTTCTCACCATCTTCCTAGGATTGTGACGACAATATCCATGGCGAAATCGAAATTCGCCAGAAACATACTTATCACGATCTTTGAAAACCAAAATCGACGTCTTATAAATCTTCACAGCATATTCCTCGTCATCTTTTCCCGTTGCATGGTACACATTCGCTTCCTTCCCAGTTGATATGCAACCATTGATCTCATTAATGAATCCACGGTTCAACAATTTGAAAAGAATCATTCTAGTCCTCGGATCCATAACTTGTTCGGCGGTAGCACGATCATGCTTGTCACGTACTCGAACCCTTTCTGCTTCCTGGCGTCGATTAAACGTAACCAAGCGGTTTGCTGCCTGATCTGACATGTTCTTCTGAGGATCGTATTTTTCTACGTTTATACGGTTTGTGTACTTTTTAAACAGTTTATCGCTTGGCTGATAGCTGGATACTTTATTACTGGACTTTTGAGCGTTTGGATGCAAATTACCAGAGTGACCAACTTGCGTTTGGTTGTGTTTCTGGTAACCAGCGTAGCCTTCATCGTAATCATCATATGTATTCTCATCATCGGGGACGTACTCGTCCTCATCGGCTTCGTCATTGGAATAATCCTCCTGCTCGTTATCAGAAGTGTCTTTCAAGCCAGTGAAAATTTGATGTTTGAGGGTTAGATGTTTCAGCGACTCATTAATCTGCAGCTGCAAAGAAAGCAAACATTAGCTTCCTTTGGGCTATAAAAGACCAAACGAAAgtattgcggtaatggagacgaagatgttgcgttgcactactggcgtgacacgtttggatcacatccgcaatgacgatatccgcgatcgatatgaaatTGCACCGATCGCgggaaaattgcgagggagAGGTCTTCGAGGGtgtagtcacgtaattcgcgctaatgagaattcacttgccaagattggcctgaacatcgaagtcgatggagtAACCAAAAGGCCGAAGCAAGGGTGCGATTGCATCCCaatcaggcgtttgatagagtcaaatgacgaaccgaacccgcttgtgaatgggacaaaggctgaagaataaGAAGAAGCTTCCTTTGGAACATTCATACAATCAGCAAAAATAGCCTGCCAAATATACTAAGCCAGAAAAATATCCGAAGCATAAGTAATTCATTTTAAGACCCATCCATAGATTTTAATACAATAAAATCATTAGTAATGACCTTCTCACAACGACAATTAACCTAGaagttgggcacaatagttctttaaggccGCGGTGCGACTTCCCTTTAAACGAGCCTTTAATGAAGGaaaccagaaaaaaatgaaCACCAATTCAGTTATATTTATAATTTACTAGCTGAACCCGGCAGATCTTGTTCTGCCTGTGTatgtttttcatttgaaagcCATTTAGTATTTCCGAATATGATGTAAAAGGTGTTTGGATTCTTGAATAACTCCAGCAATATGGGTTAGAAGTGGCTCTGATGGCTCAATCAGTAGTGGACGATTTTGTTGCAGCAGATGCTTCGCCGACTTGACGGTAGTCTCCCATAAGCCAACAAAATGTGGTGCTTTGGGAGGGATAAAATGGAAACTAATTTGCCCTGCACTGCATTCCTTTATAATCCTCTCCTGTGCGTCTTGAGAATGTATCGTTGAGATCAGTTCCGTTAATTGACGCTTCGCTTCTACGAAATTAATGGCATTATCACAGTAAAGGTTCTGACAATGTCCGCGCCGTCCAATGAACCTTTTAAGAGCACCAAGAAAAGCGTCCGTGGACAAATCGCTAACAACTTCAAGATGAACAGCCTTGGTGCTAAAGCAACAGAATAATGCTAAATAACTTTTCTGTGGACGACTTCCCCGTAAACGATAGTGAATCCAGATGGGGCCACAGAAGTCGACTCCACAATTGATGAAAGGACGCGCTAGTTGAACTCGATGGGGTGGTAAATTACCCATCATCTGCGTATACATCTTTGACCTTGCTTTTATAAAATAGGTGCACTGTTGTACAATAGCTCGCGCTATATTTTTCCCCTTTATAGGCCAGAACGGTTGTCTTGTTATTGCCAGTAGGCCCTGAGGCCTTATGTGCATATTCTTTACGTGCAAATCGGTCATCACCATTTTCACGAAAGAGGCGTAAGGTAGAAATGCGGGATGCTTGGTTTCGAACGAAATATTGGATGCTTCTAACCTTCCTCCTACTCGTAAGAAACCTTCCTCGTCCAGGAATACTGACAGTCCCAGAAGAGCACTTTTCTTGTCAACTTCCTTGTGTTGTCTTAAATGAGTTATGTCACCCTCGAGATTTTGCTGCTGGATTGCCTTCACTATAGCCCATAAAGTTGCATCCAATTCTTATGGAGTCAATGGTTTATTGTTTACCACCAACCTTGAACCTGTCCGAGTGCTTTTTGAAGGTTCAGTTTTGCCATCCTTATTTCTTAAAAGCTTTATGAACGGAAGCAATATGCTGTCACCCTTTGAAGCTTTCGAAACGGATTCGAATGTTCGATTTTGTTCTGTGGTTCCCAACTGTCGTGTTCTAGACATGGTTCACTGGGCAAGCtgatttcttccttcttcccctTTGCTTCGTCCCCGTTTGTGTTCGCCTTGAAACATGAAGGCCACAATGCTTCTTGCCCATGTAAGAATAATGGCCCATAGGCCCATAGAACCATAAGTAGTTGCTCCGCAGGCGTCTGTGCCGTAGAGGCCTCTGGTAGCTGCTCGATCTGCCAAAATCTCTCAATACTGCGCTCTAGAAGTTCTTCCATCGTGCAGATGATCCTTCAGTCAGCTTTTCCGTAACTATCCATCCAAGTAACGTGTTCTACAGCAGCGACAAGTTCTTCCCTAGTTTGATTTGTCCAACGCACAAAATCTCATGGTAGAATTCTGCTCCTATTAGCATATCGACTCGTCTCGGTTCAGTCTTTCTCATACGATGTTGACTTGTGAGCCAGAATCTAAGATCACTCGACAGCTGACTGTAGTTCCATCGGATCCTTTTACATTAACTAATGCTGTGCTAAGGAATACGTAACAGTCAAGTGCATCGCCGTCGTTGCTAACCGCCACTAATGTAGCCTTCTCTCTTGCCGCcttagaaagctttcgactcgaGGTAATTTTCTCAAGATCCTGCGTTTGGTCGTCCGATGATATTTCTTCCCAGGGCTTAAAGCGAACCACCGTGCTGTGTTTCTTGGAGCACTTCATGCACCTTCTCGAAGAGCAAGATGATGCAAAATGACCACCTTTCAAAAAATTGATGCAGAGCTTGTGTTTCCAGAGATGATGAAAACAATCCGTGAGTGACAAGCGCAAAAAATCGCTGCATGCAAAGAGTTGATGCGCCTCTTTACACATTGTACAACCTACGCTAACGGTAATGACTGACATCGTTGTTCTTGGTAGCTTCTTTTTGCTGTTCATTTTATCCCTCCCAGAGCATCACATTTTGGTGGCTTATGGGAGGCTGCCGTCAAGTCTTGGTAGCTTCTTGTTGTTCTCCTCCGCTTTAATATTCCTGGCATCCAGCGCTTCCAGCGACTGAAAACGAGTTTCTAGGAATTGCAGAAACTCGGCCAGTGATTACAACTGTTTAGAATTTGCCAACGACTGCTCGTACAATATGAGGATCGTTTTATCCAATTTCCTGAGTACTATGTGTAGGAGCAATGGATCCCAGGTGTCCACCGCAACTCCAAATTTTTCAGCCCATGAAGACGCTCTTGTGTGGTGTCATGCAATGATTGTAGAGTTGCGGCTGATGTTGCATCTGATGGTTGGCCCAGAATTTTGTTGAGGAAGGCTGCCACTAGAAACCGAGGATTGTTGTATCGGTCTTGCAATATTTTCCAAACCGCTGCGTAGTTTAAATTCGACAAAGCTAAATGTTGTATTAAACGTTCCGCTTCGCCTCCAAGACTCATTTTCACGTGCCACATCTTTTCACATGGTGCAACTGGCTGATTATCCACCATCTGGGTGAACAGGTCGAAGAACTGCTGCCATTGTAAATAATCTCCTTCGAACTTGGGCACAgtaattctcggtaaatggGTCCTTACATTACTGGTAGCAGCAGGCCGCTGTGTTGATAATGAATCAATTGTCTCTGCTATCATAACGAGCGTATTTTGGACTTGCTGCTCTAGCTgaatataggcctcaaaattgtATCCTGTTGCCGCTGGATCTTCTGATGCCTCCCAGATGTTGTTGTGGTTCTCTTCGATCTGATCCCAATAGCGGTGAATGGTTGTGCCCTGCAACTCATAGTATTGTCGGGATTGCTCCACCAGAAGCGCATTTTGAAGCACTCGTTTTAATGGTCCTATGACTGACTGTTGTCGTCTGACCTGTTTCTGCAGCCCAGCACCGCTTTGCAAAGTATGGATGGGTTTGATCGTCTCCAAGCCTCCATCTTTCCGGTAGTTGGACACGAGCGACTCTATCTGCTTCCCAATCGCTTCCTGCTTCTGGATCCACAAATCCATTTCACcgtatcacgtcggggtcaccagaTAATGTTGCGACTCTTTTGCCGCAATTTTCTTCCGAAATGTTGTTTGGTGAAATACCAACCAACCGATGTAGTTAATAACTGTTGATCCTTTGGTGAAACACCAATGGGGAAAGGATTCTTGATTTGGTGATACACCAACTCAGGTACCAAACTCGATCGTCTCTAGCACTAGAGAACAAGAAAAAGGTGGCTTATTTCCGATCGAACTGAACTGTTATTTTCCTCCATCAgtttaaatacaaattttgtGCATAGTAAGACATATGCGAAAATAATGAAGAATGTTGATTATCATAAACCGCGTACAATACACCTTGCTATTTTGAGGGAAAAAATGTTCGAACATTGATCTGCCTAGGTTGCAATTTACATGGACGTGGAATAATGTTTGCAGATTTCAATGCGGTCATTAATTTACTCGCGCATATCTTACATTTAaattggggtcaagcagtgtactgcaggatagactgatgcggaacatagctccctgaggccaacctatctttctctaaggatgagttgtctctcctctgggacggtgtgtgccttttcaggggccaagcctctcgtctaccaagaccgttagtgagtggtgatagccacaccctgtacgaggtgaccctactattaacaaaacgctacggatctagactggggagtcgaaaaacacctcccccaatccagggtgtcatgcgaaccgtgcccattggatagtttgcagtcgggggtaactgactgtattcgaacggagcctcactgatacctggtcgcctcagtgaataagttagatcttaccgtgctacggggggctatagCACGGctgacctcttaacccccatactcgtgggaatcaaatgagtacaaaactggaaaaaaaaaacaaaaaccaaaaaagcggggccccgtaccgcaccaaaactggttaatcaggcggaggcacgtctccaaattactgaaagccaggtgactacacccaagaagggagaagttgggacgtcaagcagtggatccaaggtgagcattggtatactgcatggactacagccaacgaacaccactgctcaaagagcagggaccagcaaaagcacgtctgagataaatataacagacgtcaggaaggagacaggtctcagtggcgccggggttaaatggtacctgcgctatctgaaggaaggcctgaaaccagaagaggcccttaagaaggctcaggacagacctaagccatctctaccggagccgagaaagcggggagcagcagagatcagcccgcatgaagggaatgctcccaacccacgggaggagaaaacccgggcaggtcaggagtgaaggcaggacccaggaagcccggcattagctatgctagtgcggtcaagggcattcgactggccatactgccaaaaaggtttcccgagcaaatactcactcgggaggaacaggaaatcattgaagaacttgtcgccaagcagatgatcaagggttggacgtcgaaactggtattcaccgggatacgctttcgaccaggccttatactggtgcactgcgcgacggaaggtaccgcagaatgggtcagaaccataattcctagattgccaggctgggaaggggtggaactgtcaacatgtgctggagatgatataccaggagcccacatggtgacagtttttctcccaaaggccgcggcaatagtaacagaagacctcatgagactcctaattgctcagaacgaagatctccatactcgactatggagagtcttcagaagcaaggtggagggaaagggtaaactcctcacgatcggggtagatgaccgatccctagaggcaattaaacgtcggagttgtcatatcaactaccgatttggcaacatacccgtgcatgtgcacaaggaaaagccaaggaaagagacctcggaggaggcatcgggtggaaaacttaccgaggtccctgaagaagtcgcggaagccatagaggcggaaagaactggatcaaccagggaaatagacctgctgcccagtgaagagcagaagctggacgacctagacctaggactgctagggctcggggtggacagcgacgcgcaggaaagcgccatgtcggaggaggagggtgacactccgacagtggagaagagctccaaacaataacggagccaatggccagcactaggatagcccagataaacctccaccatgcgaaagctgcatctgcagtgattgcaagggcaaattccaaggagaacattggaatagtgctggttcaggagccctgggtgtaccgggggcagattcgcggtctgcaaggaggagacatgcaggtaatttgggactcctcttgtgaaaaaccaagagcttgcataattctcaaacgtaatctaaaatacatatgtctttcagagttcttaaccggggaccttgtggctatccaagtctcattggaagccgggaggagcactcgaaaggtagtggtagcatcgggatacttcccaggagacgagagccgggctccaccggaacaagtcgcaaagctgacggagtattgcgaggagagggcgttaccacttcttctcggctgcgatgccaacgcccaccacgaagtgtggggaagcagtgacactagtcgtagaggtgagtaccttctcgaatttattcttagtaataagttagaaatatacaacgtagggaacactccaacatttgtgaccagcaccagacaagaggtactagatataactctaggaaataccctaatgaacgggatggtcaggaattggagggtgtcggatgaaccctcaatgtcatatcacaggataatcagattcgacattgagggtaactccgaaataaaaagaataataaggaatcccaagagaacggattgggaatcctacacaatgcacctgagcaacaacattgcccaccttcaagggagcggtgacatcaggagcgaattagaaacggtggaggaagacctcaacacaatcgtcattgacgcatatgaggccagctgtccggccaagacagtcaagtcatcaagggatgtaccatggtggaacagaaacttagccagaatgagaacggaggtacgaaaactctttaaccgggcaaaacgaaccggggactggcggaggtataaaaatgcactgactgcgtatagcaacgccatcagggaagcgaaacggaacagctttagggaattctgtcaagggattgaacagatcacagaagcaaccaggctgtacaaggctgtagccaaagacgggagaatatcctctgtctgcttgaaaaaggaagatgggacattcaccgagaatgaggaggacagggtacacctgcttctcagaactcatttcccggggtcctacccctcggcggcaggcgacaataatctgcctgacaccccaacaacgaataaaaggggaaggaaagagagctggaaactagcaaaagaggtatgctcagaagctaggctaagatgggcagtgggaacctttcaaccaatgaaatctcccggagcagatggcattttcccagcacttatccagagaggcctaggaattatcttagagtctcttctgagggtggtaagggggagcatagcactgggttacataccaagggcatggagacgggcaaaagtggtctttattccgaaggcgggtaaaaaggatccttttcaccctaaatctttcagaccaatctgcctaacatcgttcgtattcaaaacggtggagaaggtcatagacaactatattagaactaacgttctaaagcgtaatcccttacatcactgtcaacacgcctaccgggcaggaaggtcaactgaaactgctctgtatcagctgacagaggtactacgggacgccatagaaacaaaagaaattacactgtgcgcgtttttggatatcgaaggagcattcgacaacacatcgcacacagagatacaggatgccctgagccgcaaaggagtgggaaacaccctggcactctggatgggcaaaatgctagaaagcagacaaatagaggtacaaacaggtacaaattctattatcaaggctgtccacagggcggagtactatcgccgctgatgtggagtatggtagtggatgaactcctggacgtgttaactaatactggaatacaagtccagggctacgcggacgacattgttctaatctgtaggggcaaatatgaagataccctatgtgatagaatccaaactggattaagggttactagtgcctggtgcaggaaggtgggactgcggatcaacccaaccaaaaccaccatagtaccattcactaggaggcgta includes:
- the LOC119649646 gene encoding serine/threonine-protein kinase RIO1, with protein sequence MSVPAPGQFSDAEEDDPVCDELQINESLKHLTLKHQIFTGLKDTSDNEQEDYSNDEADEDEYVPDDENTYDDYDEGYAGYQKHNQTQVGHSGNLHPNAQKSSNKVSSYQPSDKLFKKYTNRINVEKYDPQKNMSDQAANRLVTFNRRQEAERVRVRDKHDRATAEQVMDPRTRMILFKLLNRGFINEINGCISTGKEANVYHATGKDDEEYAVKIYKTSILVFKDRDKYVSGEFRFRHGYCRHNPRKMVRTWAEKEMRNLVRLKNAGIPVPDPILLRSHVLLMSFCGKNGWPASKLKDVELTTSKARELYRDCVVIMWKMYNKSKLVHADLSEFNILLHEGQLVIIDVSQSVEHDHPHAFEFLRKDCTNISEFFRKNGVATMTVKELFDFITDPTVTEENMDEYLETIAEKIKDRDLDALTAQEKIDEEVFKQSYIPKRLDEVVHFERDIKKAQTGLGEELVYKKVAGLNADLQVQVKPDLLGQKQNEDGNEESGGESDSSEGSEDDDDDDSEDEASGKFKNSARPRDESPESKKARKKAVKDAKAEKRKVKVKKHVKKRKEKMSVSGKKK